One part of the Haliotis asinina isolate JCU_RB_2024 chromosome 2, JCU_Hal_asi_v2, whole genome shotgun sequence genome encodes these proteins:
- the LOC137271683 gene encoding multiple epidermal growth factor-like domains protein 6 → MSQCEVGNVGADYGMTQCEVGNVGADCGMTQCEVGNVGADCGMTQCEVGNVGADYGMTQCEVGNVGADYGMTQCEVGNVGADCGMSQCEVGNVGADYGMTQCEVGNVGADYGMTQCEVGNVGADYGMTQCEVGNVGADYGMTQCEVGNVGADYGMSQCEVGNVGADYGMTQCEVGNVGADYGMSQCEVGNVGADCGMSQCEVGNVGADCGMTQCEVGNVGADYGMTV, encoded by the coding sequence ATGTCACAGTGTGAGGTTGGGAACGTTGGTGCTGATTATGGCATGACACAGTGTGAGGTTGGGAACGTTGGTGCTGATTGTGGCATGACACAGTGTGAGGTTGGGAACGTTGGTGCTGATTGTGGCATGACACAGTGTGAGGTTGGGAACGTTGGTGCTGATTATGGCATGACACAGTGTGAGGTTGGGAACGTTGGTGCTGATTATGGCATGACACAGTGTGAGGTTGGGAACGTTGGTGCTGATTGTGGCATGTCACAGTGTGAGGTTGGGAACGTTGGTGCTGATTATGGCATGACACAGTGTGAGGTTGGGAACGTTGGTGCTGATTATGGCATGACACAGTGTGAGGTTGGGAACGTTGGTGCTGATTATGGCATGACACAGTGTGAGGTTGGGAACGTTGGTGCTGATTATGGCATGACACAGTGTGAGGTTGGGAACGTTGGTGCTGATTATGGCATGTCACAGTGTGAGGTTGGGAACGTTGGTGCTGATTATGGCATGACACAGTGTGAGGTTGGGAACGTTGGTGCTGATTATGGCATGTCACAGTGTGAGGTTGGGAACGTTGGTGCTGATTGTGGCATGTCACAGTGTGAGGTTGGGAACGTTGGTGCTGATTGTGGCATGACACAGTGTGAGGTTGGGAACGTTGGTGCTGATTATGGCATGACAGTGTGA
- the LOC137271682 gene encoding tenascin-X-like: protein MSQCEVGNVGADYGMSQCEVGNVGADYGMKQCEVGNVGADCGMTQCEVGNVGADYGMSQCEVGNVGADCGMTQCEVGNVGADCGMTQCEVGNVGADCGMTQCEVGNVGADCGMSQCEVGNVGADCGMTQCEVGNVGADCGMTQCEVGNVGADYGMTQCEVGNVGADCGMTQCEVGNVGADCGMSQCEVGNVGADYGMTQCEVGNVGADCGMTQCEVGNVGADCGMTQCEVGDVGADYGMSQCEVGNVGADYGMTQCEVGNVGADCGMSQCEVGNVGADCGMTQCEVGNVGADYGMTQCEVGNVGADCGMTQCEVGNVGADCGMTQCEVGNVGADYGMTQCEVGNVGADCGMSQCEVGNVGADCGMTQCEVGNVGAECGMSQCEVGNVGADYGMTQCEVGNVGADCGMSQCEVGNVGADCGMSQCEVGNVGADCGMTQCEVGNVGADCGMTQCEVGNVGADCGMTQCEVGNVGADCGMTQCEVGNVGAECGMSQCEVGNVGADCGMSQCEVGNVGADCGMTQCEVGNVGADCGMTQCEVGNVGADCGMTQCEVGNVGADYGMTQCEVGNVDAAMGMYLACSRSCS, encoded by the coding sequence ATGTCACAGTGTGAGGTTGGGAACGTTGGTGCTGATTATGGCATGTCACAGTGTGAGGTTGGGAACGTTGGTGCTGATTATGGCATGAAACAGTGTGAGGTTGGGAACGTTGGTGCTGATTGTGGCATGACACAGTGTGAGGTTGGGAACGTTGGTGCTGATTATGGCATGTCACAGTGTGAGGTTGGGAACGTTGGTGCTGATTGTGGCATGACACAGTGTGAGGTTGGGAACGTTGGTGCTGATTGTGGCATGACACAGTGTGAGGTTGGGAACGTTGGTGCTGATTGTGGCATGACACAGTGTGAGGTTGGGAACGTTGGTGCTGATTGTGGCATGTCACAGTGTGAGGTTGGGAACGTTGGTGCTGATTGTGGCATGACACAGTGTGAGGTTGGGAACGTTGGTGCTGATTGTGGCATGACACAGTGTGAGGTTGGGAACGTTGGTGCTGATTATGGCATGACACAGTGTGAGGTTGGGAACGTTGGTGCTGATTGTGGCATGACACAGTGTGAGGTTGGGAACGTTGGTGCTGATTGTGGCATGTCACAGTGTGAGGTTGGGAACGTTGGTGCTGATTATGGCATGACACAGTGTGAGGTTGGGAACGTTGGTGCTGATTGTGGCATGACACAGTGTGAGGTTGGGAACGTTGGTGCTGATTGTGGCATGACACAGTGTGAGGTTGGGGACGTTGGTGCTGATTATGGCATGTCACAGTGTGAGGTTGGGAACGTTGGTGCTGATTATGGCATGACACAGTGTGAGGTTGGGAACGTTGGTGCTGATTGTGGCATGTCACAGTGTGAGGTTGGGAACGTTGGTGCTGATTGTGGCATGACACAGTGTGAGGTTGGGAACGTTGGTGCTGATTATGGCATGACACAGTGTGAGGTTGGGAACGTTGGTGCTGATTGTGGCATGACACAGTGTGAGGTTGGGAACGTTGGTGCTGATTGTGGCATGACACAGTGTGAGGTTGGGAACGTTGGTGCTGATTATGGCATGACACAGTGTGAGGTTGGGAACGTTGGTGCTGATTGTGGCATGTCACAGTGTGAGGTTGGGAACGTTGGTGCTGATTGTGGCATGACACAGTGTGAGGTTGGGAACGTtggtgctgagtgtggcatgtcACAGTGTGAGGTTGGGAACGTTGGTGCTGATTATGGCATGACACAGTGTGAGGTTGGGAACGTTGGTGCTGATTGTGGCATGTCACAGTGTGAGGTTGGGAACGTTGGTGCTGATTGTGGCATGTCACAGTGTGAGGTTGGGAACGTTGGTGCTGATTGTGGCATGACACAGTGTGAGGTTGGGAACGTTGGTGCTGATTGTGGCATGACACAGTGTGAGGTTGGGAACGTTGGTGCTGATTGTGGCATGACACAGTGTGAGGTTGGGAACGTTGGTGCTGATTGTGGCATGACACAGTGTGAGGTTGGGAACGTtggtgctgagtgtggcatgtcACAGTGTGAGGTTGGGAACGTTGGTGCTGATTGTGGCATGTCACAGTGTGAGGTTGGGAACGTTGGTGCTGATTGTGGCATGACACAGTGTGAGGTTGGGAACGTTGGTGCTGATTGTGGCATGACACAGTGTGAGGTTGGGAACGTTGGTGCTGATTGTGGCATGACACAGTGTGAGGTTGGGAACGTTGGTGCTGATTATGGCATGACACAGTGTGAGGTTGGGAACGTTGATGCTGCTATGGGTATGTATCTGGCATGTTCGAGAAGTTGTTCCTGA
- the LOC137271685 gene encoding uncharacterized protein — MIVFTSVTLGGGSASSSEAPAAKQGRLVEPFAPSGTPCSKSRFSYDGVCYQFTVLPFGISTAQKVFTKLMLVPATLARSQGRRCHHYRDDWLLSALSQPASLDSTHAVIDILVWLGWIINLKKSDQVPPWSWSFQVHNTSGSSVFVAQPGQQSMSSFLSQPHDPARTWFRLLGPMAVTVSVVWQAQLRMHPIQQALASLWAHSEDLEKCLTVPRWLSPHLQWWTDVVNLYTGVPLELPTPTLTVQTDVSLMGWGTFWAVGRCLDAGPKPEASLHSNVSELRAVRLVFEYFLDHVRGQVVRLQLDNHTAMTYILTQGGTVSQALLEETWDFILWCDRCNCQVIPVYLSGLRNVRADALSHRILAPHEWMLYLRIFGVISQMHGSFQVDLFASGGMNQIPVFGSRIPEVVGV; from the exons ATGATTGTGTTCACTTCGGTCACCCTCGGGGGAGGCTCGGCTTCCTCGAGTGAAGCTCCAGCTGCCAAGCAAGGGCGTTTAGTGGAACCTTTTGCCCCGTCGGGCACCCCCTGCAGcaagt CCCGGTTCTCTTACGACGGGGTGTGTTACCAGTTCACGGTActccccttcggcatctccacggcCCAAaaggtgttcaccaaactcatgTTAGTGCCGGCTACTCTAGCCAGGTCGCAAGGAAGGCGCTGTCACCATTATCGTGACGACTGGTTGCTCAGTGCGCTATCTCAACCAGCGAGTCTAGATTCTACTCACGCAGTGATAGATATCCTAGTTTGGCTGGGGTGGATCATCAACCTCAAGAAGTCCGATCAGGTCCCACCCTGGAGTTGGTCTTTTCAGGTTCACAACACATCAGGGTCTAGTGTCTTTGTTGCCCAACCAGGTCAACAGAGTATGTCTTCCTTCCTCTCACAGCCGCATGACCCAGCCCGAACTTGGTTTCGTCTCTTGGGTCCCATGGCAGTGACCGTCTCTGTGGTATGGCAGGCGCAGTTGAGGATGCACCCCATACAGCAAGCTTTGGCGAGTCTGTGGGCTCACTCAGAGGACCTGGAGAAGTGTCTCACAGTTCCCAGGTGGTTGTCTCCTCACCTTCAGTGGTGGACCGATGTCGTGAATCTCTACACGGGGGTCCCTCTGGAGCTGCCGACACCAACTCTTACAGTTCAAACCGATGTGTCCCTCATGGGCTGGGGGACGTTCTGGGCAGTCGGTCGGTGTCTGGACGCTGGTCCGAAGCCTGAAGCCAGTCTTCACAGCAATGTCTCAGAACTGAGAGCTGTGCGGTTGGTTTTCGAGTACTTTCTGGATCATGTCAGGGGCCAGGTGGTTCGTCTTCAGTTGGACAACCATACGGCCATGACTTACATCCTGACGCAAGGCGGCACTGTGTCCCAAGCACTCCTTGAGGAGACATGGGACTTTATCCTCTGGTGCGACCGGTGCAACTGTCAGGTGATTCCAGTTTATCTCTCGGGGCTGCGGAACGTGCGAGCAGACGCTCTCTCTCACCGGATCCTGGCCCCACACGAGTGGATGCTCTATCTACGAATTTTCGGAGTCATCTCCCAGATGCACGGAtcgttccaggtggatctgtttgcgtCTGGTGGCATGAATCAGATACCCGTGTTCGGATCTCGAATACCGGAGGTCGTTGGTGTCTGA